A window of Costertonia aggregata contains these coding sequences:
- a CDS encoding mannose-1-phosphate guanylyltransferase: MNKNYYAVLMAGGVGSRFWPISTSEYPKQFHDMLGTGDTLIQKTFQRLNRFIPTENILILTNERYNDLVLEQLPKVKQEQVVLEPAMRNTAPCILYAALKIQKMNPDGVMIVAPSDHWIENEAAFAKDVTTCFEKCSGEEVLCTLGIKPTFPNTGFGYIEFDKKSTKELKKVAQFREKPDYEVAKEFLSQGNFLWNAGIFMWSVKTIVNAFKNYQSEQYQLFESGMSCYNTNDERTFIQENYPKAENISIDYAILERSRSIFVLPATFDWNDLGTWGSLYDKLEKDNDNNAVVNGKVLVDNANGNMIRSPKGKVVVVDGLKDYIIIDKEEVLLICPKSKEQDIKKILSKVKDKFGDQYA; encoded by the coding sequence ATGAACAAAAATTATTATGCGGTATTGATGGCCGGTGGTGTAGGATCACGATTTTGGCCCATTAGTACAAGTGAGTACCCAAAACAGTTTCACGATATGCTGGGTACAGGTGATACGCTGATCCAAAAGACTTTTCAAAGGCTCAACAGATTCATACCCACCGAAAATATTCTTATCCTTACCAATGAGCGCTACAACGATTTGGTGTTGGAACAGCTGCCCAAGGTAAAACAAGAACAAGTGGTTCTGGAGCCTGCGATGCGCAATACGGCCCCCTGTATTTTGTATGCAGCACTGAAAATCCAAAAAATGAACCCAGATGGTGTGATGATAGTGGCGCCGAGCGACCACTGGATAGAGAACGAAGCCGCCTTTGCCAAAGATGTAACGACTTGTTTTGAGAAGTGTTCGGGTGAAGAGGTGCTCTGTACCTTGGGCATAAAGCCCACGTTTCCCAACACGGGCTTTGGCTATATTGAATTTGATAAAAAGAGTACGAAAGAGCTCAAAAAAGTAGCCCAGTTTAGGGAAAAACCAGATTATGAAGTTGCCAAGGAATTTTTGTCGCAAGGTAATTTCCTCTGGAATGCGGGTATTTTTATGTGGAGCGTAAAGACCATCGTAAATGCCTTTAAAAATTATCAGTCTGAGCAATACCAACTGTTTGAGTCGGGCATGTCGTGTTACAATACGAACGATGAAAGAACGTTCATTCAGGAAAACTATCCAAAGGCCGAAAATATATCGATAGATTATGCCATTTTAGAGCGATCAAGGTCAATCTTTGTACTACCTGCCACTTTTGACTGGAACGATTTGGGCACTTGGGGTTCCTTATACGATAAATTGGAGAAGGATAACGACAACAATGCGGTGGTTAACGGTAAGGTTTTGGTAGATAATGCCAATGGAAACATGATTCGTTCTCCCAAAGGGAAAGTCGTTGTGGTCGATGGCTTAAAAGATTATATTATTATTGACAAAGAAGAAGTACTTTTGATTTGTCCAAAATCAAAGGAGCAGGACATTAAAAAAATCCTTTCAAAGGTAAAGGATAAATTTGGAGATCAATACGCATAA
- a CDS encoding 3-oxoacyl-ACP synthase III family protein, whose translation MSIGITGTGSYIPSLTVQNKDFEDHEFLNADGSPFSQNNPVIIEKFKAITGIYERRYAEKNLNTSDIAFLASEKAIADAGIDKEELDYIIFAHNFGDITHGQSQSDMLPSLATRVKHHLRIKNPKCVAYDMLFGCPGWIEGVIQANAFIKSGMAKKCLVIGAETLSRVVDPYDRDSMIYSDGAGATIIEEKSDNGQVLAHASATYTYEEAYFLFYGKSYKPSAKGTKYIKMYGRKIYEFAVTHVPQAMKDCLDKSGVKIDEIKKIFIHQANEKMDEAIVKRFYKLHDRPMPENIMPMNIGKLGNSSVATIPTLFDMVRHGKIKNQEIQKGDVVIFASVGAGMNINAIIYKV comes from the coding sequence ATGAGCATAGGCATTACAGGAACAGGAAGCTATATACCTTCGTTGACCGTACAGAACAAAGATTTTGAAGACCACGAATTTTTAAACGCCGATGGCAGCCCATTTTCACAGAACAATCCGGTCATCATTGAAAAATTTAAGGCGATAACAGGAATATATGAAAGGCGATATGCGGAAAAAAACCTGAACACATCCGATATTGCTTTTTTAGCATCGGAAAAGGCCATTGCCGATGCGGGTATTGACAAAGAGGAACTGGATTATATTATTTTTGCACATAATTTCGGAGATATCACCCATGGGCAATCCCAAAGCGATATGCTACCCAGTTTGGCTACTAGGGTTAAGCACCATTTGCGCATTAAAAATCCCAAATGTGTGGCGTACGATATGTTGTTCGGTTGCCCAGGATGGATTGAAGGCGTTATTCAAGCCAATGCTTTTATAAAAAGTGGCATGGCCAAAAAATGCTTGGTCATTGGTGCAGAAACACTTTCTAGGGTAGTAGACCCTTATGACAGGGACTCCATGATATATTCCGATGGTGCAGGAGCTACAATTATCGAGGAAAAAAGTGATAACGGGCAAGTTTTGGCCCATGCCAGTGCTACCTACACCTATGAAGAAGCCTATTTTCTATTTTATGGCAAATCGTATAAACCATCTGCTAAAGGCACAAAATACATTAAAATGTATGGCCGTAAAATTTATGAGTTTGCGGTAACCCATGTTCCACAGGCTATGAAAGATTGTTTGGATAAAAGTGGGGTCAAAATTGATGAAATCAAGAAAATATTCATTCATCAAGCCAACGAAAAAATGGACGAAGCCATAGTAAAGCGTTTTTATAAATTACACGATAGGCCAATGCCGGAAAATATTATGCCCATGAATATAGGAAAATTGGGAAACAGCTCTGTTGCGACCATACCAACACTGTTTGACATGGTGCGGCACGGAAAAATAAAAAATCAAGAAATACAAAAGGGAGATGTTGTTATCTTTGCAAGTGTTGGCGCAGGAATGAACATAAATGCCATCATTTATAAAGTTTGA
- a CDS encoding DUF389 domain-containing protein yields the protein MSENLGQDNITPTDNTEKGGEDVKKDFKGLLGSTRKFLSDLLDIRNNTDQEATKESIIADIPFKGHTSWILICSIFIASIGLNANSTAVVIGAMLISPLMGPILGIGMSIAINDIDTLKRSLKNFAVMVVLSVLTAFLFFKFFPLRDESSELLARTAPDIRDVLIAFFGGLALVIARAKKGTIASVIFGVAIATALMPPLCTVGFGLAISNWQYAYGALYLFTINTIFIALATFLVLKLLRFPMVRYANSKRRRLVARMASLLAILVMVPASLTFWDALQESLFRREANEFIDENVVPYQFAGEGRFLEDFTDLEYNKGENPVIELVFMGNETIPDNIIATWNNKKNDKDRYKRLVNADLQVIQGSKNSEGDQLKYVNELYESQKGLLSTREEKIKLLESELSRIQKLTSYQIPFHEISAEAKSNYENLSKIGYSYLISTDFNKTDTVPIFEVTWKKDAKRVETVKDIKKLNEWLKLRLKNTNIKVKEVPRD from the coding sequence ATGAGCGAAAATTTAGGTCAGGACAATATTACCCCAACGGATAATACTGAAAAAGGTGGAGAAGATGTAAAAAAAGATTTTAAAGGACTTTTAGGGAGTACCCGAAAATTTCTTTCGGACCTTTTGGATATCAGGAACAATACCGATCAAGAGGCCACAAAAGAATCTATCATAGCCGATATCCCTTTCAAGGGCCATACTTCATGGATTTTGATATGTTCCATCTTTATAGCCTCTATAGGTCTAAATGCCAATTCTACTGCGGTTGTTATCGGAGCGATGCTTATCTCTCCGTTAATGGGCCCTATTTTGGGAATAGGCATGTCCATAGCCATCAATGATATTGACACGCTAAAGAGGTCGTTGAAGAATTTTGCGGTCATGGTGGTGCTAAGTGTGCTAACGGCTTTTCTCTTTTTCAAGTTTTTTCCGTTGCGCGACGAGTCTTCCGAACTATTGGCACGTACGGCACCGGATATACGCGACGTATTGATCGCTTTTTTTGGTGGTTTGGCGCTGGTGATCGCCCGAGCTAAAAAAGGTACGATTGCCAGTGTAATTTTTGGTGTGGCCATTGCAACGGCTTTAATGCCACCGTTGTGTACCGTAGGGTTTGGTTTGGCCATATCCAATTGGCAGTATGCCTATGGTGCCCTATATCTTTTTACCATTAACACTATTTTCATTGCACTGGCGACATTTTTGGTACTTAAGCTGCTCCGTTTTCCTATGGTACGGTATGCCAATTCAAAACGGCGACGTTTGGTAGCGAGAATGGCATCGCTTTTGGCCATTTTGGTAATGGTGCCTGCTAGTTTAACGTTTTGGGATGCCTTGCAGGAATCTCTTTTTAGACGTGAGGCCAACGAGTTTATCGATGAGAACGTTGTCCCATATCAATTTGCAGGTGAAGGCAGGTTTTTAGAGGATTTTACCGATTTGGAATATAACAAAGGGGAAAACCCGGTAATAGAACTGGTCTTTATGGGAAATGAAACGATTCCCGATAACATAATCGCTACGTGGAACAACAAAAAAAACGATAAGGATAGATATAAGAGACTCGTAAATGCAGATCTTCAAGTAATACAAGGGTCAAAAAACAGCGAAGGGGATCAACTCAAATATGTGAATGAGCTTTACGAGTCACAAAAAGGTCTTTTGTCTACCCGCGAGGAAAAAATAAAATTATTGGAATCCGAACTGTCACGTATTCAAAAATTGACCTCATATCAAATACCATTTCATGAAATAAGTGCCGAGGCCAAATCAAATTACGAGAACCTATCTAAAATTGGATATTCCTATTTGATATCAACAGATTTCAACAAAACCGATACCGTTCCCATATTTGAGGTAACCTGGAAAAAAGACGCTAAAAGGGTCGAAACGGTAAAGGATATAAAAAAATTGAACGAGTGGTTAAAACTGCGCCTCAAAAACACTAATATAAAAGTAAAAGAAGTACCCCGGGATTAA
- the pafA gene encoding alkaline phosphatase PafA: MINRKAFQLFTTLLLVFSLVTVNAQRKRKKQEESIPEIQLMAKPKLVVGIVVDQMRYDYLTRFWNHYGTGGFKRLISEGYNCKNNHFNYAPTSTGPGHASVYTGTTPAIHGIIGNNWYDKEQDKSVYCAGDSGYQSVGTESDAGQMSPHRMNVTTITDELRLHNQMRGKTIAIALKDRGAVLPGGHTANGAYWLHGGDEGKWISSTYYMGKLPKWVDDFNASGIIQSYKKPWVTIKDINTYVESGSDNNLFEGVFETETTPTFPHNTPNLLSKTSDFDIIKYTPYGNSLTADFAIAALEGESLGKDSITDFLAVSFSSTDYVGHKFGVNSKEIQDTYIRLDMDLERLLNTLDQHVGAGEYTVFLSADHGAIEVPAYLKSLKIPSGYLTSDDLKTKFNDFLNFTFGTADVVKNFSNSQFFLDHKIIKNLDIDLEEAQDKIAAELLNYDDVEKVYTAHQMWKNNYTNGIPYILQNGFNQKRSGDILITTKPGYINYAKTGSTHGSPQIYDTHVPLLFFGKGIKKGSTTKRTEIPDIAPTIASLLGVSFPNGTTGSVISEVLE, translated from the coding sequence ATGATAAACAGAAAAGCATTTCAACTTTTTACCACATTACTATTGGTTTTCTCTTTGGTTACCGTAAATGCACAACGAAAAAGAAAAAAACAAGAAGAAAGTATACCTGAAATACAGTTAATGGCCAAGCCAAAACTGGTTGTGGGGATTGTAGTAGATCAAATGCGATATGATTATCTTACTAGGTTTTGGAACCATTATGGCACCGGGGGCTTTAAAAGACTCATAAGTGAAGGCTATAACTGTAAAAACAACCACTTTAATTACGCGCCGACAAGTACCGGTCCGGGACATGCTTCGGTATATACGGGAACAACCCCTGCAATACATGGCATTATTGGCAATAATTGGTATGATAAAGAGCAAGATAAAAGTGTGTACTGTGCAGGTGACAGTGGTTATCAATCGGTCGGTACTGAATCAGATGCCGGTCAAATGTCTCCGCATAGGATGAACGTTACCACAATAACCGACGAACTTAGATTGCACAACCAAATGAGGGGAAAAACTATTGCCATAGCTTTAAAAGATAGGGGAGCGGTGCTTCCGGGAGGGCATACGGCCAACGGTGCGTATTGGCTTCATGGTGGCGATGAAGGTAAATGGATAAGTAGTACGTATTATATGGGTAAACTCCCCAAATGGGTAGATGATTTCAATGCATCTGGCATAATACAATCGTATAAGAAACCATGGGTAACAATCAAGGATATAAATACGTATGTAGAAAGTGGATCGGACAACAACCTGTTCGAGGGGGTGTTTGAAACCGAAACGACACCTACCTTTCCTCATAATACCCCAAATTTGCTGAGTAAAACCTCGGATTTTGATATCATTAAGTATACCCCGTACGGGAACAGTTTAACGGCCGATTTTGCGATAGCCGCCCTTGAAGGGGAAAGCCTAGGTAAAGACAGTATTACCGATTTTCTTGCAGTTAGTTTTTCAAGTACGGATTATGTGGGACATAAGTTTGGTGTAAACTCTAAAGAGATTCAAGATACCTATATTCGTTTGGATATGGATTTGGAACGACTTTTAAATACGTTGGACCAACATGTAGGAGCAGGTGAGTATACCGTTTTTCTCTCCGCGGACCATGGCGCCATTGAGGTACCCGCATATCTGAAAAGTTTAAAAATACCTTCGGGATATCTTACCTCTGACGATTTAAAAACAAAATTCAATGATTTTTTAAACTTTACTTTTGGTACGGCCGATGTGGTTAAAAACTTTTCGAACAGTCAATTCTTCTTGGACCACAAGATCATTAAAAACTTGGATATTGATTTAGAGGAGGCCCAAGATAAAATTGCAGCGGAATTGTTGAATTATGACGATGTTGAAAAAGTTTACACGGCTCATCAAATGTGGAAAAACAATTATACCAACGGTATTCCCTACATCCTTCAAAACGGATTCAACCAAAAACGATCTGGAGATATTCTCATTACGACCAAACCTGGATACATCAACTACGCAAAAACAGGCTCTACCCATGGATCGCCGCAAATTTACGATACCCATGTACCTTTATTGTTTTTTGGCAAGGGTATAAAAAAGGGAAGTACGACGAAAAGAACTGAAATCCCCGATATTGCGCCAACCATTGCCTCGTTATTGGGTGTGTCTTTTCCCAATGGAACAACAGGTTCTGTAATTTCAGAAGTTTTAGAGTAG
- a CDS encoding MlaE family ABC transporter permease, which translates to MNYLASIGSYALMIKEVFKKPTKWRIMKSLILKEIDELIFGSLGILIFISFFIGGVVAIQTALNLTNDLLPKSLIGFATRQSIILEFAPTFCSIIMAGKVGSYITSSIGTMRVTEQIDALEVMGVNALNYLVFPKIIALLLYPFIIAISMYVGIFGGWAATVLGGLSTSADFVEGLQLDFIPYHITYSFIKTLVFALVLATVPSFHGFYMKGGALEVGKASTTSFVWTSIVIIVLNGILTQLLLG; encoded by the coding sequence ATGAACTACCTAGCGTCAATTGGCAGCTACGCATTAATGATCAAAGAGGTCTTTAAGAAGCCTACAAAATGGAGAATCATGAAGTCATTGATTCTTAAAGAAATTGACGAACTTATCTTTGGTTCTTTGGGTATACTTATTTTTATCTCGTTTTTTATCGGAGGGGTAGTCGCAATTCAAACAGCGTTGAACCTAACTAATGACCTACTCCCCAAAAGCCTTATCGGATTTGCGACAAGACAATCCATAATTTTGGAATTCGCCCCAACGTTTTGTTCTATTATCATGGCAGGAAAGGTCGGGTCGTATATTACTTCAAGCATTGGTACCATGCGCGTTACCGAACAAATTGATGCACTTGAGGTAATGGGCGTCAACGCTTTGAACTATTTGGTGTTTCCTAAAATTATCGCTCTTTTGCTATATCCGTTCATCATAGCCATTTCAATGTATGTTGGCATTTTTGGAGGTTGGGCCGCTACGGTTTTGGGGGGCTTGAGCACTTCGGCAGATTTTGTTGAGGGACTGCAACTTGATTTTATTCCCTATCATATTACCTACTCATTCATCAAAACATTGGTCTTCGCCCTAGTTTTGGCAACGGTACCTTCGTTTCATGGTTTTTACATGAAGGGCGGTGCCTTGGAAGTAGGCAAGGCCAGTACCACATCTTTCGTATGGACCAGTATCGTAATCATAGTACTTAACGGAATTTTAACCCAACTTTTATTAGGCTAA
- a CDS encoding glycosyltransferase: MRYYIIIPAHNEELFLKKTLDSILKQTLKPQKTIVVNDNSTDATEGIIDLYVEKKPLFEKLNIVSSSEHMPGSKVINAFNKGLEQLDAKYDFLVKLDADIILPEDYFEKVAFAFKGNPEIGIAGGFAYEQNKDNAWVLNHPMNKEHVRGAFKAYSKKCFKAIGGLKSAMGWDTVDELLAQYHGYHIFTDDSLKVKHLRPTGNAYNAKAKLLQGKAMYTMRYGFLITLIASLKMAWKQKKKAAFFDNMYGFFEAKKENAPFLVSQKEGDFIRKLRWSSIKRKLL; this comes from the coding sequence GTGAGATATTACATCATTATACCTGCACACAATGAAGAGCTTTTTCTGAAGAAAACGCTTGATTCTATTCTAAAGCAAACCTTAAAACCACAAAAAACCATCGTTGTCAACGATAATTCCACTGATGCCACAGAGGGCATTATAGACCTGTATGTAGAAAAAAAACCACTATTTGAAAAACTGAACATAGTGTCGTCTTCCGAGCACATGCCGGGTAGCAAAGTAATCAATGCCTTTAATAAAGGTCTAGAACAGTTAGATGCCAAGTACGATTTCTTGGTTAAATTGGATGCGGATATCATTCTACCGGAAGATTATTTTGAAAAAGTCGCTTTCGCATTCAAGGGCAATCCCGAAATAGGCATTGCGGGTGGCTTTGCCTATGAACAAAACAAAGACAATGCATGGGTGCTAAACCACCCCATGAACAAAGAACATGTACGCGGTGCTTTTAAAGCATACTCAAAAAAATGTTTCAAAGCTATCGGCGGACTCAAAAGTGCTATGGGCTGGGACACGGTGGACGAGTTATTGGCACAGTACCATGGATATCACATTTTTACCGACGACTCCCTAAAAGTAAAACATTTAAGACCTACGGGAAATGCCTATAATGCAAAAGCCAAACTTTTACAGGGCAAAGCTATGTACACTATGCGCTATGGGTTTTTGATTACCCTGATAGCATCTTTAAAAATGGCCTGGAAACAAAAAAAGAAAGCCGCTTTTTTTGATAATATGTACGGTTTTTTTGAGGCAAAAAAAGAAAACGCCCCATTCTTGGTTTCCCAAAAAGAAGGTGATTTTATTCGAAAACTGCGTTGGTCCTCAATTAAAAGAAAACTACTCTAA
- a CDS encoding ABC transporter ATP-binding protein, whose amino-acid sequence MIAVENIHKSFGEAHILKGITARFEKGKTNLIIGQSGSGKTVFLKTLLGLFTPEQGSIAYDGKLYSELTGDEKRNLRQEMGMVFQGSALFDSMTVEGNVRFPLEMFTKQSKSEMQDRIDFVLKRVNLIDAHHKYPSEISGGMQKRVAIARAIVMNPKYLFCDEPNSGLDPKTAILIDNLIQEITEEYDITTVINTHDMNSVMEIGKKIIFLKNGLKEWEGSNKEIFKTDNKAVTDFVYSSELFKKVRQMYIEERN is encoded by the coding sequence ATGATAGCGGTAGAGAACATACACAAATCTTTTGGTGAGGCCCATATTCTAAAAGGTATAACGGCGAGATTTGAAAAGGGCAAAACCAATTTGATTATTGGACAAAGTGGTTCGGGAAAAACAGTTTTTCTTAAGACTCTTTTAGGTTTGTTTACCCCGGAACAAGGCTCAATCGCCTATGACGGAAAATTATACTCAGAATTGACCGGTGACGAAAAACGCAACTTGAGACAGGAAATGGGAATGGTTTTTCAAGGCAGCGCACTATTTGATAGTATGACGGTCGAGGGCAATGTTAGGTTCCCCTTGGAAATGTTCACAAAACAATCCAAATCCGAAATGCAAGATCGAATCGATTTTGTACTAAAACGGGTAAATTTGATAGACGCCCACCATAAATACCCTTCCGAAATTTCGGGCGGTATGCAAAAAAGAGTGGCCATAGCACGTGCCATCGTCATGAATCCCAAATATTTATTTTGCGATGAGCCCAACTCCGGACTGGACCCCAAAACAGCTATACTCATTGATAACCTCATACAAGAGATTACCGAAGAATACGATATTACCACGGTCATCAACACCCATGACATGAACTCTGTGATGGAAATCGGAAAAAAAATCATCTTTCTTAAAAACGGTCTAAAAGAGTGGGAAGGCTCGAACAAGGAAATCTTTAAGACCGACAACAAAGCCGTTACCGATTTCGTATACTCATCAGAGCTGTTTAAAAAGGTACGGCAAATGTATATTGAGGAACGTAATTAA
- a CDS encoding methyltransferase has product MYEKTYPNKRFQNTLSFLKKHINTNETILDLGVENPFSKIMKTQGYVVENTKGEDLDIDFSSVQNSKSQVVTAFEIFEHLLAPFNILSEIKSDKLVASIPLRLWFSPAYKSKTDPWDRHYHEFEDWQFDWLLDKTGWVIKDSLKWTNPVKKIGIRPILRSFTPRYYIVYAERKK; this is encoded by the coding sequence ATGTACGAGAAGACCTATCCGAACAAACGTTTTCAAAACACCTTATCTTTTCTCAAAAAGCATATAAATACCAACGAAACCATTTTGGACCTTGGAGTTGAAAATCCGTTTTCCAAAATAATGAAAACACAGGGTTATGTGGTAGAAAATACCAAAGGTGAAGATTTGGATATTGATTTTTCTTCGGTCCAAAATTCTAAAAGCCAAGTAGTAACGGCATTTGAGATTTTTGAACATTTATTGGCTCCTTTCAATATTTTAAGCGAAATCAAATCTGACAAGCTGGTCGCCAGCATACCTTTGAGATTATGGTTTTCGCCTGCTTATAAGAGTAAAACAGACCCGTGGGACAGGCATTACCATGAATTTGAAGATTGGCAATTTGATTGGCTGTTGGATAAGACTGGATGGGTAATAAAAGACAGCTTAAAATGGACTAACCCAGTCAAAAAAATAGGGATACGTCCTATTTTACGAAGTTTTACGCCCAGATATTATATAGTTTATGCCGAAAGAAAAAAGTAG